Proteins from one Paracoccus aminovorans genomic window:
- a CDS encoding AMP-binding protein gives MRLDPHHPPQGTVRDWLDIRAAERGDATSHIFPGDGGVLTWRELQGEAARIAGHLAGLGLSCGDSVALMMPNGRNAVLGLFGVLYGGFRATMINLVAGAEAVGYALSHSGARALLLDPGQRELLDSALAAHPAEPVVIEAGDGFRWPAGCEPAAPHPHGAGHDALLMYTSGTTGRPKGVLHSHASLLAGGWTTALAHELCPEDRAICVLPIYHINGLCVTILAPLLSGGSVVVCERFSASQFWTSCERHGASWFSVVPTIISHLLHGEAEPSPDARTRLRFGRSASAALAPEVQSGFERRFGIPIVETMGLTETAAQILSNPLPPGQRKIGSPGRAVGNQVAILSPDLRPLPPGAEGEIAVRGANVMRGYLGDPDATAAALTADGWLRTGDLGRMDEEGYVFVTGRLKELIIKGGENIAPREIDEALYTHPDVIEAAAFARKCARYGERVEAAVTLRPGSALQPPELISICEQRLGKFKSPEVIHLMAELPKGPSGKIQRLKLAQLTQ, from the coding sequence ATGAGGCTGGACCCGCACCACCCGCCGCAAGGCACCGTCCGCGACTGGCTCGACATTCGCGCCGCCGAGCGGGGCGACGCCACCAGCCACATCTTCCCCGGCGACGGCGGGGTGCTGACCTGGCGCGAGCTGCAGGGCGAGGCCGCCCGCATCGCCGGACACCTGGCCGGGCTGGGGCTGTCCTGCGGCGACAGCGTAGCGCTGATGATGCCCAATGGCCGCAATGCGGTGCTGGGCCTGTTCGGCGTGCTCTACGGCGGCTTTCGCGCCACGATGATCAACCTGGTCGCTGGGGCCGAGGCGGTCGGCTATGCGCTGTCGCATTCCGGCGCCCGGGCGCTGCTGCTGGATCCGGGCCAGCGCGAGCTGCTGGACAGCGCGCTGGCCGCCCATCCCGCCGAGCCTGTGGTGATCGAGGCCGGTGACGGCTTCCGCTGGCCCGCCGGCTGCGAACCGGCTGCGCCGCATCCGCATGGCGCGGGGCACGACGCGCTGCTGATGTATACCTCGGGCACCACCGGCCGGCCCAAGGGCGTGCTGCACAGCCATGCCAGCCTGCTGGCCGGCGGCTGGACCACCGCGCTGGCGCATGAGCTCTGCCCCGAGGACCGGGCGATCTGCGTGCTGCCGATCTATCACATCAACGGGCTTTGCGTGACCATCCTGGCGCCGCTGCTGTCGGGAGGCTCGGTGGTGGTTTGCGAGCGCTTCTCGGCCAGCCAGTTCTGGACCAGCTGCGAACGGCACGGGGCCAGCTGGTTCTCGGTCGTGCCGACGATCATCTCGCATCTGCTGCATGGCGAGGCCGAGCCGTCGCCCGACGCCCGGACGCGGCTGCGCTTCGGCCGCTCGGCCTCGGCGGCGCTGGCGCCCGAGGTGCAGTCGGGCTTCGAGCGCCGCTTCGGCATTCCCATCGTCGAGACCATGGGCCTGACCGAGACCGCGGCGCAGATCCTGTCGAACCCGCTGCCGCCGGGCCAGCGCAAGATCGGCTCGCCCGGCCGGGCGGTGGGCAACCAGGTCGCGATCCTGTCGCCCGACCTGCGCCCGCTGCCGCCCGGAGCCGAGGGCGAGATCGCCGTGCGCGGCGCCAATGTCATGCGCGGCTATCTGGGCGACCCGGACGCGACCGCCGCCGCGCTGACCGCGGACGGCTGGCTGCGCACCGGCGACCTGGGGCGGATGGACGAAGAAGGCTACGTCTTCGTCACCGGCCGCCTGAAGGAGCTGATCATCAAGGGCGGCGAGAACATCGCCCCGCGCGAGATCGACGAGGCGCTCTATACCCATCCCGACGTGATCGAGGCCGCGGCCTTTGCCCGCAAATGCGCCCGCTACGGCGAGCGGGTCGAGGCGGCCGTCACCCTGCGCCCCGGCTCGGCGCTGCAGCCGCCCGAGCTGATCTCGATCTGCGAGCAGCGGCTGGGAAAGTTCAAGTCGCCCGAGGTGATCCACCTGATGGCCGAGCTGCCCAAGGGCCCCTCGGGCAAGATCCAGCGCCTGAAGCTGGCGCAGCTGACGCAATAG
- a CDS encoding LacI family DNA-binding transcriptional regulator translates to MIKPDIVFVANLAGVSPATVSRVMNHPDMVQPATRRKVELAIEKSGYIRNRAAQAMHGKRSATIGLVVPTVANTIFAEVVQAFNDTVSAQGFTLLLASHGYDLEAEYRLVRKLLEHRVDALAVVGLDHSAGTFRLMAEQRVPLLALWNYLPDSALPCIGVDNREAGRMAAEHLIALGHRRIGMVFPATFDNDRARDRKTAATAAFRAAGIELQDRWQVEVPYSIAQAKAACLELLAGEDRPSALLCANDVIAQGAIYAAARLGIAVPASLSVIGIGDFAGSAQMEPALTTVRIPARKLGATAGQEIVAMIGRSDPDHMIRSRVELELIMRASTGIAAEMIRP, encoded by the coding sequence ATGATTAAGCCAGATATTGTTTTCGTCGCCAATCTTGCAGGCGTTTCACCGGCCACGGTGTCGCGGGTGATGAACCACCCCGATATGGTGCAACCGGCGACTCGCCGGAAGGTCGAACTGGCGATCGAGAAGTCCGGCTATATCCGCAACCGCGCCGCGCAGGCCATGCATGGCAAGCGCAGCGCCACCATCGGTCTGGTGGTGCCGACCGTCGCCAACACCATTTTCGCCGAGGTGGTCCAGGCCTTCAACGACACTGTCAGCGCGCAGGGCTTTACCCTGCTGCTGGCCTCGCACGGCTATGACCTGGAAGCCGAATACCGGCTGGTCCGCAAGCTGCTGGAGCATCGCGTCGATGCGCTGGCCGTGGTCGGGCTGGACCACAGCGCCGGCACCTTCCGGCTGATGGCCGAGCAGCGCGTGCCGCTGCTGGCGCTGTGGAACTATCTGCCGGATTCGGCGCTGCCCTGCATCGGGGTGGACAACCGCGAGGCGGGGCGGATGGCGGCCGAGCATCTGATCGCGCTGGGGCATCGCCGCATCGGCATGGTCTTTCCCGCCACCTTCGACAACGACCGGGCGCGGGACCGCAAGACGGCGGCGACGGCGGCGTTCCGCGCTGCCGGGATCGAATTGCAGGACCGCTGGCAGGTCGAGGTGCCCTACAGCATCGCCCAGGCCAAGGCCGCCTGCCTGGAACTGCTGGCCGGCGAGGACCGGCCGAGCGCGCTGCTTTGCGCCAATGACGTGATCGCCCAGGGGGCGATCTATGCGGCGGCGCGGCTGGGGATCGCGGTTCCTGCCAGCCTGTCGGTGATCGGGATCGGCGATTTCGCCGGCTCGGCGCAGATGGAGCCGGCGCTGACCACGGTGCGGATCCCGGCGCGGAAACTGGGCGCCACGGCGGGGCAGGAGATCGTCGCCATGATCGGTCGATCCGACCCGGATCACATGATCCGCAGCCGCGTCGAGCTGGAGCTGATCATGCGGGCCAGCACCGGCATCGCCGCCGAGATGATCCGGCCCTGA
- the sauS gene encoding acylating sulfoacetaldehyde dehydrogenase encodes MNISNDILSVDAAMARARRAQAGYEAGGSQRRYDRAALAAGWAIMQPERNRQLAELAVRSTGLGNVADKIVKNHRKTLGLLRDIRGAATHGILSDDPETGITEIARPIGVIGAVVPSTNPAATPANNIINALKCGNAILLSPSPKGVACCETLLGFIHAEFDRIGEDRDLVQMLPGQGSKAKTQRLLESADLVVVTGSQDNVRRAYESGTPAIGVGAGNVAVIVDETADLAAAAGKIAASKTFDNATSCSSENALIVVDAVYDAFLAALAAEGGAVLPPSEAPGIVARLWQDGHMNREIIAQDAEVMIGKLGLAGKVPPGTRLIAVETEGIGPDHPLSGEKLSRIAALYRARDFGHAAELARRILLHQGAGHSVGLHSRDTGRPIWLGRELPVCRVIVNQAHCFATGGAFDNGLPFSLSMGCGSWGGNSIDANLNWRHFMQRTRVVRPIPPREPALDEIFGDYWQEVGQ; translated from the coding sequence ATGAACATCTCGAACGATATTCTTTCCGTCGACGCGGCGATGGCGCGGGCGCGGCGCGCGCAGGCCGGATACGAGGCCGGGGGCAGCCAGCGCCGCTATGACCGCGCGGCCCTGGCCGCCGGCTGGGCCATCATGCAGCCCGAGCGCAACCGGCAACTGGCCGAACTGGCGGTCCGCAGCACCGGGCTTGGCAATGTCGCCGACAAGATCGTCAAGAACCACCGCAAGACTCTGGGCCTGCTGCGCGACATCCGCGGCGCGGCCACGCATGGCATCCTGTCCGACGATCCCGAGACCGGCATCACCGAGATCGCCCGGCCCATCGGCGTGATCGGCGCGGTCGTGCCCTCGACCAACCCGGCGGCGACGCCGGCGAACAACATCATCAACGCGCTGAAATGCGGCAATGCCATCCTGCTGTCGCCCTCGCCCAAGGGCGTGGCCTGCTGCGAGACGCTGCTGGGCTTCATCCATGCCGAATTCGACCGCATCGGCGAGGACCGCGACCTGGTGCAGATGCTGCCGGGCCAGGGCAGCAAGGCCAAGACCCAGCGCCTGCTGGAGAGCGCCGACCTGGTGGTGGTGACCGGCAGCCAGGACAACGTGCGGCGCGCCTATGAAAGCGGCACCCCCGCCATCGGCGTCGGCGCCGGCAATGTCGCGGTGATCGTGGACGAAACCGCCGACCTGGCGGCGGCGGCAGGCAAGATCGCCGCCTCGAAGACCTTCGACAACGCCACCTCCTGTTCGTCGGAAAACGCGCTGATCGTGGTCGATGCGGTCTACGACGCCTTCCTGGCCGCGCTGGCGGCCGAGGGCGGCGCGGTGCTGCCGCCGTCCGAGGCGCCGGGGATCGTCGCCCGGCTCTGGCAGGACGGGCACATGAACCGCGAGATCATCGCCCAGGATGCCGAGGTGATGATCGGCAAGCTGGGACTGGCCGGCAAGGTGCCGCCCGGCACCCGGCTGATCGCGGTCGAGACCGAGGGCATCGGCCCCGACCATCCGCTGTCGGGCGAAAAGCTCAGCCGCATCGCCGCGCTCTACCGCGCCCGCGATTTCGGCCATGCGGCCGAGCTGGCGCGGCGCATCCTGCTGCATCAGGGCGCGGGTCATTCGGTCGGGCTGCATTCGCGCGACACCGGCCGCCCGATCTGGCTGGGCCGCGAATTGCCGGTCTGCCGGGTCATCGTCAACCAGGCGCATTGCTTCGCCACCGGCGGCGCCTTCGACAACGGGCTGCCCTTCTCGCTGTCGATGGGCTGCGGCAGCTGGGGTGGCAATTCCATCGACGCCAACCTGAACTGGCGGCATTTCATGCAGCGCACCCGTGTCGTGCGGCCGATCCCGCCGCGCGAGCCGGCGCTGGACGAGATCTTCGGCGACTACTGGCAGGAGGTCGGGCAATGA
- a CDS encoding GMC family oxidoreductase, with translation MSQASDLADYVIVGAGSAGCVVANHLSADPAIRVTLLEAGNRDSSPWIHIPVGYFRTMHNPDFDWCYETEPDPGLNGRSLHWPRGKVLGGSSSLNGLLYVRGQREDYDRWAQMGNDGWSWREVGPLFQELETFQRGEGEGRGTQGPLQVSDPRLRRRICELWIEAAKANGIPYNPDYNGPVQDGVGHFQLTVNKGRRCSSAAAFLKPIRHRQNLDVVTKAQVRRVVIEDGRATGVEIRRPDGSRQVIRAAREVILCAGAIGSPQILMLSGVGDAAHLSDHGIAVAHDAPEVGRNLQDHLQARLVFKCREATLNDEVRSLMNKARIGLEYALFRTGPMTMAASLVFGFLRTRPGLATPDIQFHIQPWSADSPGEGVHPFSAFTQSVCQLRPESRGTITLRSADPLVAPLIEPNYLATQTDRDTLVAGIEIARKFARTEPLKSAISEEFRPTADVQGYDEVLDWARINSTTIYHPTGTCRMGTDERAVVDSRLRVRGIRGLRVADCSIMPEIVSGNTNAPAMMIGAKLARMVLDDRRAEGGAGPRAGIDKAA, from the coding sequence ATGAGCCAAGCATCAGACCTAGCGGATTACGTCATCGTCGGCGCCGGATCGGCCGGCTGCGTGGTCGCGAACCATCTTTCCGCCGATCCCGCGATCCGCGTCACCCTGCTGGAAGCCGGCAACCGCGACTCGAGCCCCTGGATCCATATCCCGGTCGGCTATTTCCGCACCATGCACAACCCGGACTTCGACTGGTGCTACGAGACCGAGCCCGATCCCGGTCTGAACGGCCGTTCGCTGCACTGGCCGCGCGGCAAGGTGCTGGGCGGGTCCTCGTCGCTGAACGGGCTGCTCTACGTCCGCGGCCAGCGCGAGGATTACGACCGCTGGGCGCAGATGGGCAACGATGGCTGGTCCTGGCGCGAGGTCGGCCCGCTGTTTCAGGAACTGGAAACCTTCCAGCGCGGCGAGGGCGAGGGGCGCGGCACGCAGGGTCCCCTGCAGGTCTCGGACCCGCGCCTGCGCCGCCGCATCTGCGAATTGTGGATCGAGGCCGCCAAGGCCAACGGCATTCCCTACAACCCCGATTACAACGGCCCGGTGCAGGACGGCGTCGGCCATTTCCAGCTGACCGTGAACAAGGGCCGGCGCTGCTCCTCGGCGGCCGCCTTCCTGAAGCCGATCCGCCATCGGCAGAACCTGGACGTGGTCACCAAGGCCCAGGTGCGCCGCGTGGTGATCGAGGACGGCCGCGCCACCGGGGTCGAGATCCGGCGCCCCGATGGCAGCCGTCAGGTGATCCGCGCCGCGCGCGAAGTGATCCTCTGCGCCGGCGCCATCGGTTCGCCGCAGATCCTGATGCTCTCGGGCGTGGGCGATGCGGCGCATCTGAGCGACCACGGCATCGCGGTTGCCCATGACGCGCCCGAGGTCGGCCGCAACCTGCAGGACCATCTGCAGGCCCGGCTGGTGTTCAAATGCCGTGAGGCGACGCTGAACGACGAGGTGCGCAGCCTGATGAACAAGGCCAGGATCGGGCTGGAATACGCGCTGTTCCGCACCGGCCCGATGACCATGGCGGCCAGCCTGGTCTTCGGCTTCCTGCGGACCCGGCCCGGCCTCGCCACGCCCGACATCCAGTTCCACATCCAGCCCTGGTCCGCCGACAGCCCGGGCGAGGGGGTGCATCCCTTTTCGGCCTTCACGCAGTCGGTCTGCCAGCTGCGGCCGGAAAGCCGCGGCACCATCACGCTGCGTTCGGCCGATCCGCTGGTCGCGCCGCTGATCGAGCCGAACTACCTTGCCACCCAGACTGACCGCGACACGCTGGTCGCCGGCATCGAGATCGCCCGCAAGTTCGCGCGCACCGAGCCGCTGAAATCCGCCATCTCCGAGGAGTTCCGGCCGACCGCCGACGTGCAGGGCTATGACGAGGTGCTGGACTGGGCGCGGATAAACTCGACCACGATCTACCACCCGACCGGCACCTGCCGCATGGGCACGGACGAGCGCGCCGTGGTCGACTCGCGCTTGCGGGTCCGCGGTATCCGGGGCCTGCGGGTGGCCGATTGCTCGATCATGCCCGAGATCGTCTCGGGCAACACCAATGCGCCCGCGATGATGATCGGCGCCAAGCTGGCGCGGATGGTCCTTGACGACCGTCGTGCCGAAGGCGGCGCGGGACCCCGCGCCGGTATCGACAAAGCTGCCTGA
- a CDS encoding IclR family transcriptional regulator, with the protein MTSLQDKSSLPPSYRNLQILEVLASEGRPLTATEINASLNLPVPTIHRLVGNLEAEGFLIRHIDGRSYQPGPKLRQMMQGVIRFWHQDLPQRDVLIRLNQRLGETCNLSIPDGDAMLYIDRVETQWPLRIQLHVGSRVPLHATSAGKMALSQIDDGKLGRYLKRAELRAYTAQTLTDPDRLREELRQIRQQGYSSDTGEFVPGMIAMAVPVLDRSGQLIATVSFHAPVQRLTLAEGMKYLPDLRAAAEELAELM; encoded by the coding sequence ATGACGAGCCTTCAGGACAAGTCCTCCCTGCCGCCAAGCTACCGGAATCTGCAGATTCTCGAGGTTCTTGCCAGCGAGGGGCGGCCCCTGACCGCGACCGAGATCAATGCCTCGCTGAACCTGCCGGTGCCGACCATCCACCGGCTGGTCGGCAATCTGGAAGCCGAGGGCTTCCTGATCCGCCATATCGACGGGCGCAGCTATCAGCCGGGGCCGAAACTGCGGCAGATGATGCAGGGCGTCATCCGCTTCTGGCACCAGGACCTGCCGCAGCGCGACGTGCTGATTCGGCTGAACCAGCGCCTGGGCGAGACCTGCAACCTGTCGATCCCGGACGGCGATGCGATGCTCTATATCGACCGGGTCGAGACGCAATGGCCGCTGCGCATCCAGCTTCACGTCGGCTCGCGCGTGCCGCTGCACGCCACGTCGGCGGGCAAGATGGCCCTGTCGCAGATCGACGACGGCAAGCTGGGACGCTATCTGAAACGCGCCGAGCTGCGGGCCTATACGGCGCAGACCCTTACCGACCCGGACCGGCTGCGCGAAGAGTTGCGCCAGATCCGGCAGCAAGGATATTCCAGCGATACCGGGGAATTCGTGCCGGGAATGATCGCCATGGCCGTGCCGGTGCTGGACCGTTCCGGGCAGCTGATCGCCACGGTGTCCTTTCACGCGCCGGTGCAGCGGCTGACCCTGGCCGAGGGGATGAAATACCTGCCCGACCTGCGCGCGGCGGCCGAGGAACTGGCCGAACTGATGTGA
- a CDS encoding MFS transporter produces the protein MAVTTAGANTVGARENDVKKVVFASLVGSTIEWYDFFLYGVVAGIVFNKLYFPADDPTISVLLAYATFAVGFVARPLGGVIFGHFGDRIGRKTMLVITLLLMGGATVLIGLLPTYDQIGILAPILLLLLRVAQGIGIGGEWGGAVLMAYEFAPENKRGFYASIPQIGLSLGLFMASGVMALLTMMPDEAFMAWGWRAAFVASIILVVLGTWIRSNIGESPEFKKAKAESRAKDQGLPFVDMLKRYPANVMLGMGARYIDGVFFNVFAVFSILYLTKYVGLERTFALWTVCGAAIVMVVCIPFFGRLSDRIGRPRTYAIGSLLLALSVFPAFALMSTGDPLLVILGIALPFGIVYPMCYGPEAALFADLFDPSVRYTGVSFVYQFSGIFASGITPMIATALMAANDNDPFWLCAYVVFAALVSFVCAVLIGRRERR, from the coding sequence ATGGCGGTAACAACCGCTGGCGCCAACACGGTTGGCGCCCGGGAAAACGACGTCAAGAAGGTCGTATTCGCAAGCCTCGTGGGATCGACCATCGAATGGTACGATTTCTTTCTTTACGGCGTCGTCGCCGGTATCGTCTTCAACAAGCTGTATTTTCCGGCGGACGATCCGACGATTTCGGTGCTGCTGGCCTATGCAACCTTCGCGGTGGGCTTCGTGGCCCGGCCGCTTGGCGGCGTCATCTTCGGCCATTTCGGCGACCGCATCGGCCGCAAGACCATGCTGGTCATCACGCTGTTGCTGATGGGCGGCGCGACCGTGCTGATCGGCCTCTTGCCGACCTACGACCAGATCGGCATCCTGGCGCCGATCCTGCTTTTGCTGCTGCGCGTGGCGCAGGGCATCGGCATCGGCGGCGAATGGGGCGGGGCGGTGCTGATGGCCTATGAATTCGCGCCCGAGAACAAGCGCGGCTTCTATGCCTCGATCCCGCAGATCGGCCTGTCGCTGGGCCTGTTCATGGCCTCGGGCGTAATGGCGCTGCTGACCATGATGCCGGACGAGGCCTTCATGGCCTGGGGCTGGCGCGCGGCCTTCGTCGCCTCGATCATCCTGGTCGTGTTGGGCACCTGGATCCGCAGCAACATCGGCGAAAGCCCCGAGTTCAAGAAGGCCAAGGCGGAATCGCGGGCCAAGGACCAGGGCCTGCCCTTCGTGGACATGCTGAAACGCTATCCGGCCAATGTCATGCTGGGCATGGGCGCGCGCTATATCGACGGCGTGTTCTTCAACGTCTTCGCGGTGTTCTCGATCCTCTACCTGACGAAATACGTCGGGCTGGAGCGGACCTTCGCGCTGTGGACGGTCTGCGGCGCCGCCATCGTCATGGTGGTCTGCATCCCGTTCTTCGGCCGGCTTTCGGACCGGATCGGGCGGCCGCGCACCTATGCCATCGGCTCGCTTCTGCTGGCGCTGAGCGTGTTTCCGGCCTTCGCGCTGATGTCCACCGGCGATCCGCTGCTGGTGATCCTGGGGATCGCGCTGCCCTTCGGCATCGTCTACCCGATGTGCTACGGCCCCGAGGCGGCGCTGTTCGCGGACCTGTTCGACCCCAGCGTGCGCTATACCGGCGTGTCCTTCGTCTATCAGTTCTCGGGCATCTTCGCCTCGGGGATCACGCCGATGATCGCGACGGCGCTGATGGCCGCGAACGACAACGACCCGTTCTGGCTGTGCGCCTATGTCGTCTTCGCCGCGCTGGTCTCGTTCGTCTGCGCCGTGCTGATCGGCCGCCGCGAGCGTCGCTGA